In one Echinicola marina genomic region, the following are encoded:
- a CDS encoding dipeptidase, with the protein MAAKEYIKQNQEKFLQELFDLLRIPSVSADPKFKSDVFKAADYVKDSLIKAGADQVEICETPGYPVVYGEKIVDPSFPTILVYGHYDVQPADPYELWDSAPFEPVIKKTELHPEGAIFARGSADDKGQFYMHVKAFETMMAENELVCNVKFMIEGEEEVGSDNLENFIKENKAKLQADVVLISDTSMISLDTPSVTVGLRGLAYMQVEVTGPNRDLHSGTYGGAVANPINVLCRMIAQLQDEDKKITIPGFYDKVEQLSDEYRKKLNEAPFELNDYKKKLDIKEVEGEAGFTTLERTGIRPTLDVNGIWGGYIGEGAKTVLPSKAYAKISMRLVPHQNHHEIAELFQKHFESLAPDSVKVKVTPHHGGKPAVVPTNSVGYQAAEAAVETVFGKKAIPTREGGSVPITSLFQEELGLDPILLGFGLDTDAIHSPNEHYGIKNYLLGIETIVQYFKEFKKLSNK; encoded by the coding sequence ATGGCAGCTAAAGAATACATTAAGCAAAATCAGGAAAAATTCCTCCAAGAACTGTTTGATTTGCTTCGCATTCCTTCAGTAAGTGCTGATCCAAAGTTCAAATCCGATGTCTTTAAAGCAGCTGATTATGTAAAGGACAGCCTGATCAAAGCAGGTGCTGATCAAGTAGAAATATGCGAAACCCCTGGCTACCCAGTAGTATATGGGGAGAAAATCGTCGACCCTAGCTTTCCGACCATTTTGGTTTATGGTCATTATGATGTACAGCCTGCGGATCCATATGAGCTTTGGGACTCGGCCCCTTTTGAACCAGTCATCAAAAAGACTGAATTACACCCTGAGGGAGCCATCTTCGCCAGGGGATCAGCCGATGACAAAGGACAGTTTTATATGCATGTCAAAGCCTTTGAAACCATGATGGCCGAAAACGAATTGGTCTGCAATGTGAAGTTCATGATCGAAGGCGAAGAAGAAGTAGGTTCTGATAACCTTGAGAATTTCATCAAAGAAAACAAAGCTAAACTGCAAGCAGATGTCGTCCTGATCTCTGACACCAGTATGATTTCCTTGGACACTCCTTCCGTAACGGTTGGTCTGAGAGGTCTTGCCTATATGCAGGTAGAAGTTACTGGACCTAATCGAGACCTTCATAGTGGTACCTATGGCGGTGCCGTGGCCAACCCTATCAATGTGCTTTGCAGGATGATCGCACAACTTCAGGATGAAGACAAAAAGATCACTATTCCAGGCTTCTATGATAAAGTAGAACAGCTTTCTGATGAATACAGGAAAAAATTGAATGAAGCGCCTTTTGAACTCAATGACTATAAGAAAAAGCTGGACATTAAGGAAGTCGAAGGTGAAGCAGGTTTTACTACCTTAGAACGTACAGGTATCAGGCCTACCCTTGACGTAAACGGTATTTGGGGTGGATATATCGGTGAAGGTGCCAAAACTGTATTGCCTTCAAAAGCCTATGCAAAAATCTCCATGAGACTGGTACCACATCAGAACCACCATGAGATTGCTGAACTCTTCCAGAAGCATTTTGAATCTTTAGCGCCAGATTCTGTAAAGGTGAAAGTAACCCCTCACCATGGAGGAAAACCAGCCGTGGTTCCTACCAATTCTGTAGGATACCAAGCAGCTGAAGCAGCCGTAGAGACAGTATTTGGCAAAAAAGCCATTCCTACCAGAGAAGGGGGATCAGTGCCCATCACTTCCCTTTTCCAAGAGGAATTGGGCCTTGACCCTATTCTATTGGGATTTGGTTTGGATACGGACGCTATCCACTCTCCAAACGAACACTATGGTATCAAAAACTACCTCTTAGGTATCGAAACCATTGTTCAGTACTTTAAAGAATTCAAAAAACTTTCCAATAAATAA